A region of Candidatus Tanganyikabacteria bacterium DNA encodes the following proteins:
- a CDS encoding type II toxin-antitoxin system RelE/ParE family toxin, with product MAWRYELAPSAKRDLKRLDRATIERIRAALDRLAETGQGDVTRLTAKGGELRLRVGDWRVRFERDESTSVFSVLRVLRRSEDTYRD from the coding sequence GTGGCCTGGCGCTACGAACTCGCCCCGTCGGCCAAGCGGGATCTGAAGCGCTTGGACCGTGCCACGATCGAGCGCATCCGGGCTGCGCTGGATCGCCTGGCCGAAACGGGGCAAGGCGATGTGACAAGGCTGACCGCCAAGGGCGGCGAGCTGCGCCTTCGGGTCGGTGACTGGCGCGTGCGCTTCGAGCGCGACGAGTCGACCAGTGTATTCAGCGTGCTTCGCGTATTGCGGCGCAGCGAGGACACATACAGGGACTAG
- a CDS encoding recombinase family protein has translation MKAIGYIRVSTQEQAAEGISLAAQEAKIRAYADLYGLDLVDVVTDAGVSAKSLDRPGLADALARLEAGEADGLVILKLDRLTRSVSDWEALIDRHFGERAGKALMSVSDQIDTRSAGGRLVLRVLVTVSMWEREAVAERTALALAHKQAQGEHVGSVPFGYRIEGGRLVAADAEAVTVDRIVALRSAGLTLRGIADTLAAEGIATKRGGAWAPAQVANILRRAGR, from the coding sequence ATGAAGGCGATCGGTTACATCCGGGTAAGCACGCAGGAACAGGCGGCCGAGGGGATCAGCCTGGCGGCGCAAGAAGCGAAGATTCGGGCCTACGCCGACCTGTACGGCCTCGACCTGGTGGACGTGGTGACCGACGCCGGCGTGAGCGCGAAGTCTCTCGACCGGCCCGGCCTGGCCGACGCCCTGGCTCGCCTAGAAGCCGGCGAGGCCGACGGCCTGGTGATCCTCAAGCTGGATCGGCTCACCCGGTCCGTCTCCGACTGGGAAGCCCTCATCGATCGCCACTTCGGCGAGCGGGCCGGCAAGGCCCTTATGAGCGTGAGCGACCAGATCGACACCAGGTCTGCCGGCGGGCGCCTGGTGTTGCGGGTGCTTGTCACTGTGTCGATGTGGGAACGCGAGGCCGTCGCCGAGCGGACGGCCCTGGCCCTGGCTCACAAGCAGGCGCAGGGTGAGCACGTCGGCTCGGTCCCGTTCGGCTACCGCATTGAAGGCGGGCGCCTGGTGGCCGCCGACGCCGAGGCCGTGACGGTCGATCGCATCGTGGCCCTGCGGAGCGCCGGCCTGACGTTGCGCGGAATTGCGGACACCCTGGCCGCCGAAGGCATCGCGACCAAGCGGGGCGGTGCGTGGGCGCCGGCCCAGGTGGCGAACATTCTGCGGCGGGCGGGCCGGTGA